The DNA window TTGTTCTGCTGTCCCTGCTGGCATCGCGTGTAAGGTGGTTGGTGAATTAACCTTTGGTCAGGACTTCGTTACCAAAGCAAATAGCACCAATAATGGTGTGATGATCGTACCAATTAAGCCATTCAAAACAAGCACGACTTATATAACGGTGCTGACAAATCAAATTAAAGATTCAGAAGGTCGCGGTATTTCTGCTTCTTCTACCTATACACTAGTGCGCCAAGATGCAGATCTTGTAACGCCTGCGCAAAAAAGTTTGCAAGCGGTTATTCGCAGTTACGAAAACGCACTTGAATCACAAGCTGGTGTGAGCAAATCTGAGGTGATTTATACTGCCGCGATGACAACTCAATCCGCGGGCAATGTACTTGGTACCGTTAAAAAGTTATTAGCAGCAGGTCTGCAGCAAGGAAAAATGCCTACAATCTCCGTTCCAGAACAACCAACCCTATCGGTAGCAAATGTGTTTGCAGCTGGCGGTATGACGGATATTCCGGTGCCTTTTAGTGGTGTTCAATACATTAAAGGTAGCATGATGTTACCTATGTACAGCAGCAAGCCTCAGGCAACAGGTATTGATGCGTTAGCGGATACATACTGGCAAGGCATGTGTGACAGTGCTGTCACTGTACTTGGTTTCAAAAACCAAGCACCAGAGTCTTTCCCTGAAGCTCCAATATCAGAATCAGATGCAATGTGCTCAGCGTTGAGCGGTGGTGCGTTGCGTGACTTGGGTATTGACCCAACGCGTCATTTGACTAAGTACAACAGTATTCCTAAAACTCAATGGATTGCCAATGTACCTGTTCAGATCACTAAACCAATGTCTGACTTACAAGTGCTAAATGCTGTTCGTGCTTCACTTGGTCTTCCTGCGATGTCAATGCCTGCAACGGGCTGGCCTGTTGTGATTTTACAACATGGTATTACGTCAAAGAAAGAAGACATGCTTGCATTAACAGCTGCGCTGTCACTTCAAGGTTTTGCGACAGTAGCGATTGATCATCCAATGCATGGCGAGCGTGGCATAGACGTTGATGGTGATGGTGTTGATGATTTTAATGCGAGTACAAAATCCGTATTGGCGTATATGAATTTGAGCAGTTTATTGGTAGCACGTGACAATCTACGTCAATCAGTCGCTGATTTGTTATCGCTTCGCTTAGGTGTGCATTCAATCGCACCAGTGCTTGGATTTAATACGCAAGATGTGAGTTTTGTCGGTCACTCTTTAGGTTCAATCGTTGGTCCAAGTTTCCTTGCAAATGCAAATACACCATTAAACCCAGCAATCGATCCTTTATTTAAAATTAACACTGCGGCGCTTGCAAGCGGTGGTAGTGGAATCGCGGGCTTCTTATTGGAATCAGGTTCATTTGGTCCATTCATTCAAGCATCAGTGCTAACATCTGCGG is part of the Pseudoalteromonas xiamenensis genome and encodes:
- a CDS encoding VolA/Pla-1 family phospholipase; its protein translation is MKKMLLSLAVTAALSGCGGGETLEEIKNETPVIKPSIAVKFDPSASVVSVPNDLLMSGTKDGTLNMPGEFNSAGEAVARAAYADPQTALGALDGWSTQLPYVIDLAVPQGMSLDTTSVSMPGSVRIFEMTMGASQTDADCSAVPAGIACKVVGELTFGQDFVTKANSTNNGVMIVPIKPFKTSTTYITVLTNQIKDSEGRGISASSTYTLVRQDADLVTPAQKSLQAVIRSYENALESQAGVSKSEVIYTAAMTTQSAGNVLGTVKKLLAAGLQQGKMPTISVPEQPTLSVANVFAAGGMTDIPVPFSGVQYIKGSMMLPMYSSKPQATGIDALADTYWQGMCDSAVTVLGFKNQAPESFPEAPISESDAMCSALSGGALRDLGIDPTRHLTKYNSIPKTQWIANVPVQITKPMSDLQVLNAVRASLGLPAMSMPATGWPVVILQHGITSKKEDMLALTAALSLQGFATVAIDHPMHGERGIDVDGDGVDDFNASTKSVLAYMNLSSLLVARDNLRQSVADLLSLRLGVHSIAPVLGFNTQDVSFVGHSLGSIVGPSFLANANTPLNPAIDPLFKINTAALASGGSGIAGFLLESGSFGPFIQASVLTSAGNLISKDFNAYLQEGAVANCAATLPNQEAYLTCGYKSYVAEKTAAGDTATLSGINSLMTTFVFAAQTALDSADPMNYATALKATGTPVYMSVVVGNSDGNKPDTVIPPTTANPLAGSLPLAATMGLQDVTTSQPLGAAASYVVRFSQGHHSSILTPAFNAAAGGTELGHAKANQEMQYQVSAYLASRGHMLPILDSSVIAN